The following coding sequences lie in one Musa acuminata AAA Group cultivar baxijiao chromosome BXJ3-1, Cavendish_Baxijiao_AAA, whole genome shotgun sequence genomic window:
- the LOC135629137 gene encoding transcription factor PIF1-like isoform X3, with product MELIWQTGLMTHPVDRSAAEVAFFGSSSAVGGGWADAASRLFMEDDEMASWLNCQIGNAESGGGDLEAMMANQEMTVVTPGETPVAGSTAMGSSETPETVVIVEDDQPRGSASSSGTAERKRKKVSAAREEETDRQVEQGDEFKSGERRKDRPTRYRPVRKLRAAEIHNLSERRRRDRINAKMKALQELIPRCNKSDKASTLDEAIEYMKSLQLQVQMMSMGCNPGAVMFPGVQTYMPPMGMGMHMGLGMGMGMGMGLGMRMGTDMAGGNIPRPILPFGPIPCPPVTAHPPVQFGPRPTCTTPLMPSFHPSPAMPIADQARFEAINQQNHLSDTLNIRSPNMGQMPHVVDPFHHFLNLQCPLVQSQSQVLDEAGTSNRNGNVDGNNGLTG from the exons ATGGAGTTAATCTGGCAAACCGGCTTGATGACCCATCCGGTAGATCGCTCCGCCGCGGAGGTGGCCTTTTTTGGCTCCTCAAGCGCCGTTGGCGGTGGTTGGGCGGACGCGGCCAGCCGACTGTTCATGGAGGATGACGAAATGGCTTCGTGGCTGAACTGCCAGATCGGGAACGCGGAGAGCGGAGGCGGCGACCTCGAAGCGATGATGGCGAATCAGGAGATGACGGTGGTGACGCCGGGCGAGACTCCTGTGGCGGGGTCGACGGCGATGGGGTCGAGCGAGACTCCGGAAACCGTCGTGATCGTGGAAGACGACCAGCCACGGGGGTCCGCGTCGTCGTCGGGGACGGCGGAGCGCAAGCGGAAGAAGGTGAGTGCGGCGCGGGAGGAAGAGACGGACCGCCAGGTTGAGCAG GGTGATGAATTTAAATCCGGTGAAAGAAGGAAAGACCGCCCTACACGATACAGACCAGTGAGAAAGCTACGTGCCGCAGAGATCCACAATCTCTCTGAGAGG AGGCGTCGGGATAGGATCAATGCGAAGATGAAGGCTTTGCAGGAACTAATACCCAGATGCAACAAG TCAGACAAAGCTTCGACGTTAGATGAGGCCATTGAATATATGAAATCTCTTCAACTCCAAGTCCAG ATGATGTCCATGGGCTGCAACCCTGGCGCTGTGATGTTTCCGGGCGTTCAAACATACATGCCCCCCATGGGAATGGGCATGCACATGGGACTGGGCATGGGGATGGGCATGGGGATGGGTCTGGGGATGAGAATGGGAACTGACATGGCTGGTGGCAATATACCCCGTCCAATACTGCCATTTGGACCCATCCCTTGCCCGCCAGTTACTGCACATCCACCAGTTCAGTTCGGCCCAAGACCAACATGCACAACACCATTAATGCCATCGTTCCATCCATCGCCTGCTATGCCAATTGCTGATCAAGCCAGATTCGAAGCTATCAATCAGCAAAATCATCTGTCCGATACACTTAACATACGAAGCCCAAATATGGGTCAAATGCCACATGTTGTTGATCCTTTTCATCATTTTCTTAACCTTCAATGCCCTCTAGTGCAATCCCAG AGTCAAGTGCTGGATGAAGCTGGAACCAGCAACAGGAATGGGAACGTCGATGGCAACAATGG GCTGACTGGTTGA
- the LOC135629137 gene encoding transcription factor PIF1-like isoform X2, with product MNRMVPDFQHGNEPHASSAAANPRRKAFTCHEDELMELIWQTGLMTHPVDRSAAEVAFFGSSSAVGGGWADAASRLFMEDDEMASWLNCQIGNAESGGGDLEAMMANQEMTVVTPGETPVAGSTAMGSSETPETVVIVEDDQPRGSASSSGTAERKRKKVSAAREEETDRQVEQGDEFKSGERRKDRPTRYRPVRKLRAAEIHNLSERRRRDRINAKMKALQELIPRCNKSDKASTLDEAIEYMKSLQLQVQMMSMGCNPGAVMFPGVQTYMPPMGMGMHMGLGMGMGMGMGLGMRMGTDMAGGNIPRPILPFGPIPCPPVTAHPPVQFGPRPTCTTPLMPSFHPSPAMPIADQARFEAINQQNHLSDTLNIRSPNMGQMPHVVDPFHHFLNLQCPLVQSQSQVLDEAGTSNRNGNVDGNNGLTG from the exons ATGAATCGCATGGTTCCGGACTTCCAGCACGGCAACGAGCCCCacgcctcctccgccgccgccaatCCCCGCCGTAAAGCATTCACCTG ccaCGAAGACGAATTGATGGAGTTAATCTGGCAAACCGGCTTGATGACCCATCCGGTAGATCGCTCCGCCGCGGAGGTGGCCTTTTTTGGCTCCTCAAGCGCCGTTGGCGGTGGTTGGGCGGACGCGGCCAGCCGACTGTTCATGGAGGATGACGAAATGGCTTCGTGGCTGAACTGCCAGATCGGGAACGCGGAGAGCGGAGGCGGCGACCTCGAAGCGATGATGGCGAATCAGGAGATGACGGTGGTGACGCCGGGCGAGACTCCTGTGGCGGGGTCGACGGCGATGGGGTCGAGCGAGACTCCGGAAACCGTCGTGATCGTGGAAGACGACCAGCCACGGGGGTCCGCGTCGTCGTCGGGGACGGCGGAGCGCAAGCGGAAGAAGGTGAGTGCGGCGCGGGAGGAAGAGACGGACCGCCAGGTTGAGCAG GGTGATGAATTTAAATCCGGTGAAAGAAGGAAAGACCGCCCTACACGATACAGACCAGTGAGAAAGCTACGTGCCGCAGAGATCCACAATCTCTCTGAGAGG AGGCGTCGGGATAGGATCAATGCGAAGATGAAGGCTTTGCAGGAACTAATACCCAGATGCAACAAG TCAGACAAAGCTTCGACGTTAGATGAGGCCATTGAATATATGAAATCTCTTCAACTCCAAGTCCAG ATGATGTCCATGGGCTGCAACCCTGGCGCTGTGATGTTTCCGGGCGTTCAAACATACATGCCCCCCATGGGAATGGGCATGCACATGGGACTGGGCATGGGGATGGGCATGGGGATGGGTCTGGGGATGAGAATGGGAACTGACATGGCTGGTGGCAATATACCCCGTCCAATACTGCCATTTGGACCCATCCCTTGCCCGCCAGTTACTGCACATCCACCAGTTCAGTTCGGCCCAAGACCAACATGCACAACACCATTAATGCCATCGTTCCATCCATCGCCTGCTATGCCAATTGCTGATCAAGCCAGATTCGAAGCTATCAATCAGCAAAATCATCTGTCCGATACACTTAACATACGAAGCCCAAATATGGGTCAAATGCCACATGTTGTTGATCCTTTTCATCATTTTCTTAACCTTCAATGCCCTCTAGTGCAATCCCAG AGTCAAGTGCTGGATGAAGCTGGAACCAGCAACAGGAATGGGAACGTCGATGGCAACAATGG GCTGACTGGTTGA
- the LOC135629137 gene encoding transcription factor PIF1-like isoform X5, which yields MEDDEMASWLNCQIGNAESGGGDLEAMMANQEMTVVTPGETPVAGSTAMGSSETPETVVIVEDDQPRGSASSSGTAERKRKKVSAAREEETDRQVEQGDEFKSGERRKDRPTRYRPVRKLRAAEIHNLSERRRRDRINAKMKALQELIPRCNKSDKASTLDEAIEYMKSLQLQVQMMSMGCNPGAVMFPGVQTYMPPMGMGMHMGLGMGMGMGMGLGMRMGTDMAGGNIPRPILPFGPIPCPPVTAHPPVQFGPRPTCTTPLMPSFHPSPAMPIADQARFEAINQQNHLSDTLNIRSPNMGQMPHVVDPFHHFLNLQCPLVQSQSQVLDEAGTSNRNGNVDGNNGLTG from the exons ATGGAGGATGACGAAATGGCTTCGTGGCTGAACTGCCAGATCGGGAACGCGGAGAGCGGAGGCGGCGACCTCGAAGCGATGATGGCGAATCAGGAGATGACGGTGGTGACGCCGGGCGAGACTCCTGTGGCGGGGTCGACGGCGATGGGGTCGAGCGAGACTCCGGAAACCGTCGTGATCGTGGAAGACGACCAGCCACGGGGGTCCGCGTCGTCGTCGGGGACGGCGGAGCGCAAGCGGAAGAAGGTGAGTGCGGCGCGGGAGGAAGAGACGGACCGCCAGGTTGAGCAG GGTGATGAATTTAAATCCGGTGAAAGAAGGAAAGACCGCCCTACACGATACAGACCAGTGAGAAAGCTACGTGCCGCAGAGATCCACAATCTCTCTGAGAGG AGGCGTCGGGATAGGATCAATGCGAAGATGAAGGCTTTGCAGGAACTAATACCCAGATGCAACAAG TCAGACAAAGCTTCGACGTTAGATGAGGCCATTGAATATATGAAATCTCTTCAACTCCAAGTCCAG ATGATGTCCATGGGCTGCAACCCTGGCGCTGTGATGTTTCCGGGCGTTCAAACATACATGCCCCCCATGGGAATGGGCATGCACATGGGACTGGGCATGGGGATGGGCATGGGGATGGGTCTGGGGATGAGAATGGGAACTGACATGGCTGGTGGCAATATACCCCGTCCAATACTGCCATTTGGACCCATCCCTTGCCCGCCAGTTACTGCACATCCACCAGTTCAGTTCGGCCCAAGACCAACATGCACAACACCATTAATGCCATCGTTCCATCCATCGCCTGCTATGCCAATTGCTGATCAAGCCAGATTCGAAGCTATCAATCAGCAAAATCATCTGTCCGATACACTTAACATACGAAGCCCAAATATGGGTCAAATGCCACATGTTGTTGATCCTTTTCATCATTTTCTTAACCTTCAATGCCCTCTAGTGCAATCCCAG AGTCAAGTGCTGGATGAAGCTGGAACCAGCAACAGGAATGGGAACGTCGATGGCAACAATGG GCTGACTGGTTGA
- the LOC135629137 gene encoding transcription factor PIF1-like isoform X1 has protein sequence MNRMVPDFQHGNEPHASSAAANPRRKAFTWENIFLSHEDELMELIWQTGLMTHPVDRSAAEVAFFGSSSAVGGGWADAASRLFMEDDEMASWLNCQIGNAESGGGDLEAMMANQEMTVVTPGETPVAGSTAMGSSETPETVVIVEDDQPRGSASSSGTAERKRKKVSAAREEETDRQVEQGDEFKSGERRKDRPTRYRPVRKLRAAEIHNLSERRRRDRINAKMKALQELIPRCNKSDKASTLDEAIEYMKSLQLQVQMMSMGCNPGAVMFPGVQTYMPPMGMGMHMGLGMGMGMGMGLGMRMGTDMAGGNIPRPILPFGPIPCPPVTAHPPVQFGPRPTCTTPLMPSFHPSPAMPIADQARFEAINQQNHLSDTLNIRSPNMGQMPHVVDPFHHFLNLQCPLVQSQSQVLDEAGTSNRNGNVDGNNGLTG, from the exons ATGAATCGCATGGTTCCGGACTTCCAGCACGGCAACGAGCCCCacgcctcctccgccgccgccaatCCCCGCCGTAAAGCATTCACCTG ggaaaatatttttttaagccaCGAAGACGAATTGATGGAGTTAATCTGGCAAACCGGCTTGATGACCCATCCGGTAGATCGCTCCGCCGCGGAGGTGGCCTTTTTTGGCTCCTCAAGCGCCGTTGGCGGTGGTTGGGCGGACGCGGCCAGCCGACTGTTCATGGAGGATGACGAAATGGCTTCGTGGCTGAACTGCCAGATCGGGAACGCGGAGAGCGGAGGCGGCGACCTCGAAGCGATGATGGCGAATCAGGAGATGACGGTGGTGACGCCGGGCGAGACTCCTGTGGCGGGGTCGACGGCGATGGGGTCGAGCGAGACTCCGGAAACCGTCGTGATCGTGGAAGACGACCAGCCACGGGGGTCCGCGTCGTCGTCGGGGACGGCGGAGCGCAAGCGGAAGAAGGTGAGTGCGGCGCGGGAGGAAGAGACGGACCGCCAGGTTGAGCAG GGTGATGAATTTAAATCCGGTGAAAGAAGGAAAGACCGCCCTACACGATACAGACCAGTGAGAAAGCTACGTGCCGCAGAGATCCACAATCTCTCTGAGAGG AGGCGTCGGGATAGGATCAATGCGAAGATGAAGGCTTTGCAGGAACTAATACCCAGATGCAACAAG TCAGACAAAGCTTCGACGTTAGATGAGGCCATTGAATATATGAAATCTCTTCAACTCCAAGTCCAG ATGATGTCCATGGGCTGCAACCCTGGCGCTGTGATGTTTCCGGGCGTTCAAACATACATGCCCCCCATGGGAATGGGCATGCACATGGGACTGGGCATGGGGATGGGCATGGGGATGGGTCTGGGGATGAGAATGGGAACTGACATGGCTGGTGGCAATATACCCCGTCCAATACTGCCATTTGGACCCATCCCTTGCCCGCCAGTTACTGCACATCCACCAGTTCAGTTCGGCCCAAGACCAACATGCACAACACCATTAATGCCATCGTTCCATCCATCGCCTGCTATGCCAATTGCTGATCAAGCCAGATTCGAAGCTATCAATCAGCAAAATCATCTGTCCGATACACTTAACATACGAAGCCCAAATATGGGTCAAATGCCACATGTTGTTGATCCTTTTCATCATTTTCTTAACCTTCAATGCCCTCTAGTGCAATCCCAG AGTCAAGTGCTGGATGAAGCTGGAACCAGCAACAGGAATGGGAACGTCGATGGCAACAATGG GCTGACTGGTTGA
- the LOC135629137 gene encoding transcription factor PIF1-like isoform X6, giving the protein MMANQEMTVVTPGETPVAGSTAMGSSETPETVVIVEDDQPRGSASSSGTAERKRKKVSAAREEETDRQVEQGDEFKSGERRKDRPTRYRPVRKLRAAEIHNLSERRRRDRINAKMKALQELIPRCNKSDKASTLDEAIEYMKSLQLQVQMMSMGCNPGAVMFPGVQTYMPPMGMGMHMGLGMGMGMGMGLGMRMGTDMAGGNIPRPILPFGPIPCPPVTAHPPVQFGPRPTCTTPLMPSFHPSPAMPIADQARFEAINQQNHLSDTLNIRSPNMGQMPHVVDPFHHFLNLQCPLVQSQSQVLDEAGTSNRNGNVDGNNGLTG; this is encoded by the exons ATGATGGCGAATCAGGAGATGACGGTGGTGACGCCGGGCGAGACTCCTGTGGCGGGGTCGACGGCGATGGGGTCGAGCGAGACTCCGGAAACCGTCGTGATCGTGGAAGACGACCAGCCACGGGGGTCCGCGTCGTCGTCGGGGACGGCGGAGCGCAAGCGGAAGAAGGTGAGTGCGGCGCGGGAGGAAGAGACGGACCGCCAGGTTGAGCAG GGTGATGAATTTAAATCCGGTGAAAGAAGGAAAGACCGCCCTACACGATACAGACCAGTGAGAAAGCTACGTGCCGCAGAGATCCACAATCTCTCTGAGAGG AGGCGTCGGGATAGGATCAATGCGAAGATGAAGGCTTTGCAGGAACTAATACCCAGATGCAACAAG TCAGACAAAGCTTCGACGTTAGATGAGGCCATTGAATATATGAAATCTCTTCAACTCCAAGTCCAG ATGATGTCCATGGGCTGCAACCCTGGCGCTGTGATGTTTCCGGGCGTTCAAACATACATGCCCCCCATGGGAATGGGCATGCACATGGGACTGGGCATGGGGATGGGCATGGGGATGGGTCTGGGGATGAGAATGGGAACTGACATGGCTGGTGGCAATATACCCCGTCCAATACTGCCATTTGGACCCATCCCTTGCCCGCCAGTTACTGCACATCCACCAGTTCAGTTCGGCCCAAGACCAACATGCACAACACCATTAATGCCATCGTTCCATCCATCGCCTGCTATGCCAATTGCTGATCAAGCCAGATTCGAAGCTATCAATCAGCAAAATCATCTGTCCGATACACTTAACATACGAAGCCCAAATATGGGTCAAATGCCACATGTTGTTGATCCTTTTCATCATTTTCTTAACCTTCAATGCCCTCTAGTGCAATCCCAG AGTCAAGTGCTGGATGAAGCTGGAACCAGCAACAGGAATGGGAACGTCGATGGCAACAATGG GCTGACTGGTTGA
- the LOC135629137 gene encoding uncharacterized protein LOC135629137 isoform X4, with translation MNRMVPDFQHGNEPHASSAAANPRRKAFTWENIFLSHEDELMELIWQTGLMTHPVDRSAAEVAFFGSSSAVGGGWADAASRLFMEDDEMASWLNCQIGNAESGGGDLEAMMANQEMTVVTPGETPVAGSTAMGSSETPETVVIVEDDQPRGSASSSGTAERKRKKVSAAREEETDRQVEQMMSMGCNPGAVMFPGVQTYMPPMGMGMHMGLGMGMGMGMGLGMRMGTDMAGGNIPRPILPFGPIPCPPVTAHPPVQFGPRPTCTTPLMPSFHPSPAMPIADQARFEAINQQNHLSDTLNIRSPNMGQMPHVVDPFHHFLNLQCPLVQSQSQVLDEAGTSNRNGNVDGNNGLTG, from the exons ATGAATCGCATGGTTCCGGACTTCCAGCACGGCAACGAGCCCCacgcctcctccgccgccgccaatCCCCGCCGTAAAGCATTCACCTG ggaaaatatttttttaagccaCGAAGACGAATTGATGGAGTTAATCTGGCAAACCGGCTTGATGACCCATCCGGTAGATCGCTCCGCCGCGGAGGTGGCCTTTTTTGGCTCCTCAAGCGCCGTTGGCGGTGGTTGGGCGGACGCGGCCAGCCGACTGTTCATGGAGGATGACGAAATGGCTTCGTGGCTGAACTGCCAGATCGGGAACGCGGAGAGCGGAGGCGGCGACCTCGAAGCGATGATGGCGAATCAGGAGATGACGGTGGTGACGCCGGGCGAGACTCCTGTGGCGGGGTCGACGGCGATGGGGTCGAGCGAGACTCCGGAAACCGTCGTGATCGTGGAAGACGACCAGCCACGGGGGTCCGCGTCGTCGTCGGGGACGGCGGAGCGCAAGCGGAAGAAGGTGAGTGCGGCGCGGGAGGAAGAGACGGACCGCCAGGTTGAGCAG ATGATGTCCATGGGCTGCAACCCTGGCGCTGTGATGTTTCCGGGCGTTCAAACATACATGCCCCCCATGGGAATGGGCATGCACATGGGACTGGGCATGGGGATGGGCATGGGGATGGGTCTGGGGATGAGAATGGGAACTGACATGGCTGGTGGCAATATACCCCGTCCAATACTGCCATTTGGACCCATCCCTTGCCCGCCAGTTACTGCACATCCACCAGTTCAGTTCGGCCCAAGACCAACATGCACAACACCATTAATGCCATCGTTCCATCCATCGCCTGCTATGCCAATTGCTGATCAAGCCAGATTCGAAGCTATCAATCAGCAAAATCATCTGTCCGATACACTTAACATACGAAGCCCAAATATGGGTCAAATGCCACATGTTGTTGATCCTTTTCATCATTTTCTTAACCTTCAATGCCCTCTAGTGCAATCCCAG AGTCAAGTGCTGGATGAAGCTGGAACCAGCAACAGGAATGGGAACGTCGATGGCAACAATGG GCTGACTGGTTGA